Proteins co-encoded in one Oreochromis aureus strain Israel breed Guangdong linkage group 3, ZZ_aureus, whole genome shotgun sequence genomic window:
- the LOC120439268 gene encoding leucine-rich repeat LGI family member 2-like — protein sequence MFLSTDFILHQSVASESLSVDTFSYKNDVYVAISAPSTESCMIFQWDHIEMNFRTYDNITGQSIVGCKSVIMENEVFVIVAQLFGGSHIYKFDDEQSRFKEKGPYKLLNIHTFIVFTHKLERGQDVS from the exons ATGTTCCTTTCCACAGATTTCATCCTTCATCAGTCTGTTGCCTCAGAATCGTTGTCTGTTGACACATTCAGCTATAAGAATGATGTCTACGTGGCCATTTCTGCTCCCAGCACAGAGAGCTGTATGATTTTCCAGTGGGACCACATAGAAATGAACTTCAGGACTTATGATAACATCACAG GTCAGTCTATTGTGGGGTGCAAATCTGTTATCATGGAAAATGAGGTGTTTGTCATTGTGGctcagctgtttggtggttccCACATTTACAAGTTTGATGATGAGCAAAGCAGGTTCAAAGAGAAAGGACCTTATAAACTGTTAAATATCCACACCTTCATAGTTTTCACTCACAAATTAGAGCGGGGTCAAGATGTATCGTGA